GTTATTGGTAATAATATCGCGAACGTAAACACCGTTGGTTTCAAAAAGGGCCGCGTGATGTTCCAAGATATTTTGAGCCAAAACGTTCAAGGGGCTGGGGCTCCTACAGCAGGTGGTAAGGGCGGAACTAACCCAACTCAGATTGGACTAGGAGCTTCAATAGCATCCGTTGATACCGTCTTCTCTGCTGGTAGCCCGATGACAACCAACCTGCCAACAGACCTTTCTATTGAGGGCGATGGATTCTTTATGGTAAGCCCGGATGATGGAGCCACGATCTATTATACGCGTGCAGGTAACTTTACACGTGATGCCGAGGGATACCTAGTGAACTCCCAAGGGATGAAGCTCATGAACTCTGATCCAGGTGCGATTCAGATCAGCCAAAATGACGGGATTGTTTCTTACTCCATCGGGAAAGACGGAGTTATCACAACCGTAGACGAAACAGGTGCGCTAGACTCTACCAATACCATTGGCGTAATGACCTTCAATAACCCAGGTGGTTTGAAGAAAATTGGGAACAATCTTTACGAAAACACAGTAAACGCTGGGGCGAATGATGGTGACCCAATGACACCGGTGACGCCAGCTGATGCAAAAGTAAGCATCATTGCAGGACAACTGGAAATGTCCAACGTTGACCTTTCTGAAGAATTTACAGAAATGATCGTGGCACAGCGCGGTTTCCAAGCAAACTCTCGGATCATCACGACATCTGACACAGTACTGGAAGAACTGGTGAACCTGAAACGATAATTTCGTTTAACGGAAAAAAGCAGGGGAAGTGTTCAAAGCCTTCCCCAGCTTGATCCGGAAAGGAGCAGCCAATGATTAAGTTAACTCGGTTTAACGGCTCTACTTTTTATCTGAACATCACTCACATTGAAACTGTTGAAGGAACTCCGGATAGCGTAATCACGCTGTTCAACGACAGAAAGTACATCGTGAAGGATTCGGTGGAATCCATCGCTGAACGTGTTCAGGCTTTTTATCATAATGTTCCTCCGGCAACTTCTGTACCGAAAATGCCGGGTGATTCAAATGAATAGCGGGAGGCATTAGCGATGTTTCAAAATCGATTGTTTAACATGGCTCTAATCATTATCATCGCGATATCGCTACTGGGAGTGATCTCGTTTGTGCTCTGGCAAACCTATCTCTCTCCAGCTGCGCAAACATCTTCTACGGAAGAGCAAGAAGTGAAGCCGCTCACGGCAGAGCAAATGAAAGAGTTCTCCGTTGACACTGGCGAAATTACTACGAACTTGCTGACGAATAATTACATGATTGTACGCTTTAGCATTACGACTGACAGTTCTGCTGCCAAAACAGAGTTGGAGCAGCGTTTGCCGCAAGTCAATCAAGTGATTATTAAAACATTGGCGGGGTTGACACCAGAAGATATAAAAGGAACTGAAGGTGTGAACAAGCTGGAAGCAAAAATTATGAATGAAATCAGCTCCCTGATGCAAGAGGGTAAGATTGTTCAAGTAGTGACAACCAAACGCGTCTTGTCATAGGAAGCGATTATGGTATACATAGCAAGGAGGTGACGACATATGGCCGAGGTTCTCTCACAGAGTGAGATTGATGCGCTGTTGGCCGCCCTATCTTCGGGCGAAATGGATGCCAACGAGCTGAAAAAGGAAGAAACTGAACGTAAAGTCAAAGTATATGATTTCAAACGCGCCCTGCGATTCTCAAAAGATCAGATACGTGGTTTAACGCGAATCCATGAAAACTACGCTAGGCTGTTGACTACGTATTTTTCAGCTCAGCTCCGTACCTTCGTGCAAATTACGGTTGCCTCCGTCGATCAATTGCCGTATGACGAATTTATACGTTCTATTCCCAAGATGACCATCTTGAACATCTTTGAAGCTCCTCCGCTGGAAGGACGAATGGTTTTGGAAGTAAATCCAAACATCGCCTATACCATGTTGGATCGACTTCTGGGAGGACAGGGGGCGATTCCGGAAAAGATGGGCGCCCTAACGGAAATTGAAACAACGGTGATGGAACGCGTATTCGGCAAAGCGCTGGATACTTTCCACGAGGCATGGAAGCAAATCATTGAGTTGGATCCTTATCAGGAAGGTTTGGAGATGAATCCACAGTTCATGCAGATCGTCTCACCTAACGAGATTGTCGTGGTAATCTCCTTTAGTACCAAAATCGGCGATACAACAGGGATGATCAATCTCTGTTTGCCTCACGTGGTACTGGAGCCAATCATGACAAAGCTGTCTGGACAATACTGGTTCTCCAAACAGAAGAAAACGCGGGATGAAGAAGAGCGCCTGCGTGTAGAAGAGCGAGTAAAAGTTGCAAATTTGCCGATTGTTGCTGAGATGGGAACAGCTACGATTACAGTAGGAGATTTCCTGCAGCTACAAAAAGGCGATGTCATTCAATTAGATCAATCGATCGACAACAAGTTGAAAATTAAAGTGGGTGACCACTTAAAGTTCTTGGGTCAGCCAGGGACACTTAAAGGAAGAGTCGCCGTACAGATTGATGAAGTCATAGAGGAGGGGGATGAACAAAATGAGTAGAGATATGCTTTCTCAAGACGAGATTGACGCGCTGTTACGTGCGAACAACTTGGTTGAGGACGAAGAGGAAGCTGTTTCGGCAGTGAACCAGGATGTTGCCGATTTTCTGTCCCCGTTTGAACAGGATGCACTCGGAGAAATTGGTAATATCTCCTTTGGGAGCGCAGCTACTGCGTTATCTACTTTGTTAAGTCAAAAAGTTGATATTACAACCCCTACTGTTTCCGTAGTCAATGTCGATGAATTGGAAAGCGAATTCCCGATTCCTCACGTGGCTGTCCACGTGGAATATACAGATGGTTTCAAAGGAATTAACCTGTTAGTCATTCGCATGGAAGATGCTGCAGTTATCGCGGATCTGATGATGGGTGGAGACGGTAGACCAGCGAGCACTGAAATGTCTGAGCTTCATATCAGCGCGGTTCAGGAAGCAATGAATCAGATGATGGGCTCCGCTGCTACGTCCATGTCGACGATTTTCAACCAGTTCATTAATATTACGCCACCAGGCATCGATGTAATGGATCTGGCGCAAGGCAAGGGTGGAGACAGCTTCTCTGATGATGACAGTCCTCTGGTGAAGGTATCTTTCCGCTTAAAGGTAGGAGAACATGGCGAACTTATTGATTCAAATATTATGCAGCTTCTCCCTCTTTCCTTTGCGAAAAAGATGATTGATCGACTGGTTGGAGGTGCAGGGGATGAAGAAGCAGCAGCGGCCCTCATAGATGAGATAGAGATGCCTTCTCTGCCTGCTATGGGTCTGTCGGCTCCTTCTGTCCAGCCAAGTGTGCAAGAACAGCCACAGGGCCATGTACCGCCTGTAGCGCAGCCGCCACAGGCACAGCAACAGCCGATGTATCAACAACCGCCGGGTTACGCACCGCCAATGGGCTACCCAGGACAGCCGCCGATGTATCCTGACGCGTATGGACAACAAATGATGCCACCTGGCTACGCTCCGTACCCAGGAATGTATCAGCAGCCTCCAATGGCTCCGCCAACACCACAGCATTTCGGAGGTCCTGCAGCTAGTCAGGCGAATGTAGTACCAGCACAATTTGCTCCACTTGGAGGTGCTCCTATGTATACAGGAGACATACAGAACTTGAACTTGCTTCACGATATTCCATTACAAGTAACCGTTGAGTTAGGTCGAACGAAAAAGCTCATTAGAGAAATCCTTGACTTGTCCGCTGGATCGATTATACAGTTGGACAAGCTGGCAGGTGAGCATGTAGACATTTTGGTGAACAACAAATTAATTGCCAAGGGCGAGGTTGTCGTCATTGATGAGAACTTTGGGGTTCGTGTTACAGACATCATCAGTCAGATAGATCGTGTTCAAAAATTACAATAAACCAATCAAGAGGGAAGCATTAGGGAGGAGCTATTCATGTCTAACAAAGTTTTAATCGTCGACGATGCAGCATTCATGCGCATGATGATCAAGGAAATTCTTTCAAAAAACGGGTACAGCGTCGTAGGGGAAGCAAGTGACGGTGCACAAGCAGTTGAAAAGTACAAAGAATTGGGACCTGATCTCGTAACTATGGATATTACCATGCCAGAGATGGATGGAATTTCTGCATTGAAAGAAATTAAAAAGTTGGATCCTAACGCGCGCGTGATCATGTGCTCTGCGATGGGACAACAAGCGATGGTAATCGATGCGATCCAGGCGGGCGCAAAAGACTTCATCGTAAAACCATTCCAGGCGGATCGCGTTCTGGAAGCGATCAAAAAGACAATGAGCTAATGATGATGATCCGGAATGCAGGGGCAAGACTCATTTTAGCCTTCAGTCTGATCCTGTTGCTTTTCGTCTCCTCCCTGCCGAGTACCGCATTTGCGGAAGGTTCAGTAGCGGATGCGTACAACCAGGGAAAAGTGCCAACTAGCAATGCGCCCGCCGGCAGTGAACAGCCGGCGGCCATTCCGGGCAGCGGAACAGGAAGTATGATCGGGTATCTGGTTCAAGTCATCTTTTCGCTTGGCTTTATTGCAGTATTGATCTTTTTATTGCTCCGTTTTCTTGGTCGACGTCAAGGGGCTCAAAGTCATGGACCGATTAAAGTGATTAGTGCTACTGCGCTAGGCAATGGCAAAACACTTCAGGTGGTTATGATCGGCGAGTCATTGTACATCGTGGGCGTGGGAGAAAACGTTCAATTGCTACGTAGAATCGAACCGGGTGAAGAGGTAGATCTGATCTTGGCTGACGCAGAGATCAAACCGATGAAAAGCCCATTCTCGCTAGAATGGCTCCCGTTCGGTAAGAAAAAGCAGGCGGAAGAAGAAATCTTGTTTTCTTCTGATATGGACGGCAAAAACTTTCAAGAGCTGTTGCAGGGTCAATGGAACGACTTGAAAAATCGTCCAAACCAAACAGAACATTGGAAGAAAGAGCAAGCTCAGGACAGAGGGGACCAAAAATGAAATATTTTTTGCAGGTGCTGATGCTTGTCGCAGTGTTGCTATCCGTACCTGATATGGTCATGGCGGCGCCAGCGGGGACACCGCTTGTTCCGAGCATTGATTTGAAGATAGGGGGCGGAACAGGAACACCGCAGGAGACATCGACGGCCATTCAGCTGTTACTGATTTTGACAGTACTATCTGTAGCTCCAGCGATTTTGCTTTTAATGACCAGTTTTGCGCGAATTATCATTGTCTTATCTTTTGTACGAAATGCGTTGGCAACTCAACAAATGCCACCGAATCAGGTATTGATTGCCCTTGCGTTATTTATGACTTTCTTCATCATGGCTCCGACACTCGGACAAGTAAACGAAACAGCCGTGCAGCCATTTATGCAAGGAAAGCTAACGCAACAACAGGCATTTGACGCAGCGGTTATACCCTTTAAGCAATTTATGGCAAAGCAGACGCGTGAAAAAGATTTAGCACTCTTTCTGGAATATACAAAAGCCGAACGACCAAAATCGATCCAGGATATTCCTTTGAATGCGCTGGTACCTGCTTATGCCATTAGCGAATTGAAGACGGCTTTTCAGATCGGCTTTATGATATTCATTCCTTTTCTCGTAATTGATATGATCGTCTCCAGTATTTTGATGGGGATGGGGATGATGATGTTACCGCCGGTTATGATTTCGTTGCCGTTTAAGATTTTATTGTTCATCATGGTGGACGGCTGGTATCTCATCGTGAGATCACTTTTGACCAGTTTTTAGCGACATTCCGAATGCCTCAGGAGGTAGAGCATGACACAAGAATTACTTATGCAGATTGCCCAAAGCTCTGTTTATACCATCCTGCTGATTTCGGCACCCGCACTTGGGGTCGCCCTACTGGTCGGTTTGATGGTCAGCGTCTTTCAGGCAACGACACAAATTCAGGAGCAGACACTCGCTTTCATTCCAAAGATCGTGGCCGTATTTGTCGTGATTTTGGCTGCGGGTCCATGGATGCTTCGGGTACTGCTTGATTTTACGATGGGGATCTTCGGTAACCTTCATCGTTTTGTTGGGTAGCATATGAATCTTTTTCTGATGTATCTGCCCGTATTCTTGCTTGTTTTTGTCCGGATGAGTGCCTTTTTTGTAACGGCACCGTTCTTTTCCATCCGTGGTGTACCGAATCAGTTTAAAATCGGTCTTGCGTTTATCATTGCCGTCATCAGCTTTCAATCCTTGCCGGTACAAGGCGAGATTCCAATGGATTTGACATTTATTCTGTATGTCATGAAGGAAGTGCTTGTTGGTGTCATTCTTGGTTACATATGTGAAATGATGTTTATCGCCATTCAGGTTGCCGGCGGAATGATGGACATGCAGATGGGTCTTGCGATGGCAAACGTGATTGACCCGAAAACGGGTGCATATATCCCGGTGACAGGTAACTTCAAAAACATACTCGCTGTCCTATACTTTTTCAGTATTGACGGGCATCACATGCTAATACGAGGTGTGATAAGCAGTTACCAGGTTATACCAGTGGATGTCATGTGGGCTGCTTTCGGAAGCGAAAACGTTATGAATACAGCAGTAAAAACATTTCTAACGATGTTTACGAGTGCGTTTATGATTGCGGCACCTATCGTCGTTGCGTTGTTTCTGGTTGATCTCTCTCTTGGTATTATCGCCAAATCTGTCCCGCAGTTTAATATCTTTGTGGTGGGTTTGCCCATTAAACTGCTTGCGGGCTTTTTACTGCTAATCGTGGTGATGCCTGCGTTCTTGCTGACCCTGAACGGATTGTTTGGGAACATGTTCCGGGCACTTGCAGAAATGATGAAATCGCTCGGAGGATCACCATGAATCAATTAAGGCTTTCTTATCAAGTAGATCTTCAATTTTTTAATGGGGAAAAGACAGAAAAAGCTACGCCCAAGAAAAAGCAAGACGCACGAAAAAAAGGGCAAGTTGCGAAAAGTCAGGATCTTTCCCCAGCCTTATCTTTGACTGCATTTTTCTTTCTGTTAATGATGCTTGGCTCTACCATGCTAGGCACCTTTCAAGATTTGATGCGGGAGTCATTGATTACATACACGACGTGGCAATTAAATGAAGAAAATTTAAAAGTCATGGTGATGCAACTCGTATTTGAAGCGATTAAAATTGTAGGACCTATCTTAGGCTTGAGTTTTCTTGTCGCGTTTGCGGTGAACTACATGCAAGTAGGCTGGCATATTAGTGCAGAGCCCCTTCAAATGAAGTTGGAAAAGATCGATCCGATTAAAGGGGCAAAAAGAATTTTTTCCTTACGCTCACTCGTAGAGCTGCTGAAGTCTTTATTAAAAATAAGCGCAGGCATATACGTCGCGTACGTCATTTTGTGGAATGCAAAGGAACAAGTTGTACAGCTTTCCTTATTGTCTCTCGGAGCAGTGTTATCGTTTACTGCCGAAGAGGTGACAAAGCTAGGAATCTATCTCGGGTTATTGCTTTTCATTCTCGCGGTTCTGGACTACGCCTATCAGCGTTATGAGCATGAAAAGAATCTGCGAATGTCCAAGCAGGATCTCAAGGACGAGCATAAGCAAGCGGAAGGTGATCCGCTCGTTAAAGGGAAGATTCGTGAACGGCAAAGAAGTATGGCCATTCGCCGTATGATGCAGGAGCTTCCCAAAGCGGATGTCATTATTACGAACCCGACTCACTTTGCTGTTGCCGTTCGCTATGATGCAAGTGCGATGAGTGCACCGACGGTAATCGCCAAAGGGCAAGACTATCTAGCATTAAAAATAAGGGAAGTAGCGAAAAAGCATCGTATCGTTACCATGGAAAACAAGCCCTTGGCCCGGGCTCTCTATAGTCAAGTTGAAGTTGGGCAACAAATTCCCGAAGAGATGTTTAAAGCGGTCGCGGAAGTTCTCGCGTACGTCTACAAGCTGCAAGGGAAAGTGAAATAAATGGAAGGAGGATAACCAGTGGGATTCAAATTTAAAGAAGTTGGTACGATCCTTTTTGTCATAAGCATTGTTGTCATGATGGTAATCCCACTTCCTTCAGCGCTTCTTGATTTGCTGTTGATTTTGAATATCTCCCTTGCATTGACCATCTTGCTTGTGTCGATGTATACAAAAGAAACTTTGGAATTCTCGATCTTTCCGACGGTTTTGCTTATTACAACACTTTTTCGACTAGCCTTGAACGTGTCGACGACGAGAAATATTCTATCGCACGGTGAAGGCGGTAAAGTTATTGAAACGTTTGGTAGCTTTGTAGTCGGTGGTAATCAAGTCGTCGGTTTCGTCGTGTTTCTGATCTTGATCATCATTCAGTTTATCGTAATCACGAAAGGTTCTGAGCGTGTAGCTGAGGTAGCAGCACGTTTTACGCTCGACGCGATGCCTGGTAAACAGATGAGTATCGACGCCGATCTGAATGCAGGAATGATCACAGAAGCAGATGCACGTGTCCGAAGAAAAAAGATTGAGAACGAAGCTGACTTTTATGGAGCAATGGATGGTGCCAGCAAATTCGTAAAAGGGGACGCCATCGCGGGTATTATCATTTTTATTGTAAATATTATCGGTGGTTTTATCATCGGGATGCTCATTCACGATATGAGCTTTGCAGAATCTGCCTCTCGATTCACTACCATGTCTGTCGGTGACGCACTGGTGAGCCAGATTCCAGCGCTCTTAATCTCGACTGCAGCGGGTATTATTGTAACGCGTTCCACTTCTGGTGAAGGCCTGGGTGAAGACATCGTTAAGCAAATGTTCAGCTTTCCGCGTCTTCTCTATATCGTAGCCGGATGCATGTTATTGCTGGGGATCTTTACACCGATTGGAATTCTGCCTGTACTTCCGGTATGCGGGATAATGGGATTTGCTGCTTGGAAAATGGAGAAGAACCAAAAGATGCAAATCCAAGAATCCGCCGACCAGGTGGAAGAGCAGCAATTGGAAGAAGTACGTAGTCCAGAAAGTGTCGTGAACCTGTTACAGGTCGATCCGATCGAATTCGAGTTCGGTTATGGCTTAATTCCGCTTGCCGATGTGAAGCAGGGAGGAGATTTGTTAGATCGGGTCATTATGATTCGAAGACAAATCGCACTCGAGATGGGGATCGTTGTACCGGTCATTCGTATACGTGACAACATCCAGCTTCGACCGAATGAATATATGATTAAAATAAAAGGCAACCAGGTCGCAAAAGGCGAAATTATGCTGGATCACTATCTGGCGATGAGCCCGGGGATCGAAGATGATTCCATTGTTGGTATAGAAACCGTAGAACCTGCGTTTGGATTGCCTGCATTATGGGTAACAGAAGAGAATAAGGAGATTGCTGAGCTGTCTGGCTATACAGTTGTCGATCCGCCATCTGTTGTGGCTACCCACCTGACAGAGGTTATCAAGCGACATGCCCACGAATTGTTAGGTCGCCAGGAAACAAGGGCTCTAATCGACAATGTACGGGAGACAGCACCAGTTCTCGTAGACGAGCTGATTCCAAGTATGCTCGCCATTGGGGACGTACAAAAAGTATTGCAAAAGCTGTTGCGTGAAAAAGTGTCTGTTCGAAATCTCAACGTCATCCTCGAAGCACTTGCGGATCATGCCTTGTATACAAAAGATCCAGATGTACTGACAGAATATGTGAGACAGGCGATAGCGAGACAGATCACACTCCAATTTACGGAGCCAGGGCAACCACTTCGCGTGCTTACAGCTGGAGCAGGATTGGAAAAAGCAATCTCTGAACGTGTGGAACAGTCTGAGCAAGGAAGCTATCTGGCGATGGATCCGGAAACGTCTCAGCGAATTTTCCAAAACATGTCGACTGAAGTGAGCAAAATGATCAACTCGGGTCAACAGCCGATCATTATTTCATCACCAGCGGTCCGAATGTACTTGCGTCAATTAGTAGATCGCATGATGCCAGACGTTCCCGTTTTGTCGTACAGCGAGCTCGAACCACATGTTGAAGTGCAAAGCGTAGGGATGGTGAACATTTCGTGAGGGTAAAACGTTACATTGTCGATTCGATGCCAGAAGCAATGGAAAAAATCAGGACGGACTTAGGAATGGATGCAGTGATTCTTAATTCCAAGCCGATCAAATCAGGTGGATTGTTCGGGATGTTTGGCAAACAACGAATCGAAGTAATCGCTGCTGTCGATGAAAAGGCATCCGAGCGAGAAAATCCCACAGTAGCAGCTGAACATCGAACCAACAACGTTTTGCCCAAATCGCAGACGGGTACATACACGGCTGCTCAAGCGTATCGAAGACCGACTGTAACAAAAACATCAGTGACTCAACAAACTGAATCAACAAGTAGAGAGCAGGTCGTAGCCGCGATGACACAAGTCGCGGTTGCGACGCCTCCAAAAGAAGAGATCTCAGATACGAGAGCTGTGCAAAAGCAAGGAGAGCCAGCTGAGCAGCAAGCTCCTGTCATGACATCCGAAGAAAGAGCTTTACCCGCAAGCAATCATGACGCGATTGCTACTGAAATGAGAGATATGCGTCAAATGTTTCAAAAGCTGTTGGTGCATGACTTAAGTGAACAACTTCCTCCGGCGGTACAGTCTATTCGTGCAAAGTTATTGAAGCAAGAAGTGACGGAAGAGCTAACAGCGGAAATCATTCGAAAAGTGATGGAAAAGTCGCAACCGGGTGAAAAGTGGGCGGAGGAAGAAGCGTTTACCGTTTGCCGAACAATCATCACTTCCATGATCGAGCCATATACAGCATCTTCGCCAAAGCTGGGTAGGAACGTACGGTATGCTTTCTTTTTCGGCCCGACAGGGGTTGGAAAAACAACGACCATTGCGAAGCTTGCGGCGAACAGCATGTTGAAGGAAAAGCGAAAAATCGGTTTTATCACGGCTGATACGTATCGAATGGCGGCTGTAGAACAATTGAAGACGTACGCAAACATCTTGAATGTCCCGCTGGAGGTTGTCTTTTCTCCAAAAGAAATGGCGGCAGCGATGGAGCGCTTAAGTGATTGTGACCTCATTTTTGTAGATACAGCTGGACGAAATTTTCGCAACGATGAGTACGTCGAAGGCATTCGCGAATTGTTGGAGCATGGAAAAGACAGCGTGAACTACCTAGTACTTAGCTTGAGCTCCAAATTCAATGATATGAAAGCGATCGTCCAAAATTTTGCGGAAGTTCAAGTGAAGCAAGTCATTTTTACAAAAGCGGATGAAACGAACAGCTTTGGCACGATGTTGAATGTTTGTCAGGAGATGAATCTACAGCTCTCCTATGTAACGACAGGTCAAAATGTACCAGATGATATCGTTGTAGCTACACCCGAGCTGGTTTCAACGATGATTATGGGAGAGTAAACAGATGCGTGACCAAGCAGAGCAACTCCGTGAGAGGATGCTACAAAACAAGAAGACACAACCAACTAGACTGGTAACAGTGACGAGTGGAAAAGGTGGTGTCGGCAAGTCCAATTTCAGCTTGAATTTTGGACTTGGTTTGATTGAGAAGGGTCATAAGGCGGTTTTGTTTGACTTGGATCTGGGTCTTGCAAATCTGGATGTGTTAATGGGAATTACCCCAAAAAAGCATCTGTTTCATTTGTTAGAGCCAGATACGACTGTTTGGGACATTATCGAGCACGGACCAGGAGGCTTAGAATTCATCGCGGGTGGTTCTGGATTTACGCAGATCATGCAGTTAGATGATGAGAAGCTTGATCGCTTATTCTCACATCTGGACCCATTGCAGGGATATGCGGACACCATTATTTTTGATACGGGAGCAGGTTTTTCAAAAGAATCCATGCGATTCATGCTCTCCTCAGACGAGGTCATCCTTGTTACCACACCCGAACCACCAGCGATAACGGATGCGTATGCAGTCATCAAGATGCTACACGCACGTAATCCCGCTGTTTCCATTCGATTGGTGATAAACCGAGCATCATCGGAGAGAGAAGGGAAAATGACAGCGGACAAGCTTGCGATGGTTTCCAAACGTTTTTTGAATATGGA
The window above is part of the Brevibacillus antibioticus genome. Proteins encoded here:
- a CDS encoding MinD/ParA family protein, whose protein sequence is MRDQAEQLRERMLQNKKTQPTRLVTVTSGKGGVGKSNFSLNFGLGLIEKGHKAVLFDLDLGLANLDVLMGITPKKHLFHLLEPDTTVWDIIEHGPGGLEFIAGGSGFTQIMQLDDEKLDRLFSHLDPLQGYADTIIFDTGAGFSKESMRFMLSSDEVILVTTPEPPAITDAYAVIKMLHARNPAVSIRLVINRASSEREGKMTADKLAMVSKRFLNMDIQSLGYVSDDPCVSKAVKLQRPFLLTYPQSQATRSIRNLVERYLDRPVTSDASVSGLKGFLARLRHFIR
- the flhA gene encoding flagellar biosynthesis protein FlhA, with the protein product MGFKFKEVGTILFVISIVVMMVIPLPSALLDLLLILNISLALTILLVSMYTKETLEFSIFPTVLLITTLFRLALNVSTTRNILSHGEGGKVIETFGSFVVGGNQVVGFVVFLILIIIQFIVITKGSERVAEVAARFTLDAMPGKQMSIDADLNAGMITEADARVRRKKIENEADFYGAMDGASKFVKGDAIAGIIIFIVNIIGGFIIGMLIHDMSFAESASRFTTMSVGDALVSQIPALLISTAAGIIVTRSTSGEGLGEDIVKQMFSFPRLLYIVAGCMLLLGIFTPIGILPVLPVCGIMGFAAWKMEKNQKMQIQESADQVEEQQLEEVRSPESVVNLLQVDPIEFEFGYGLIPLADVKQGGDLLDRVIMIRRQIALEMGIVVPVIRIRDNIQLRPNEYMIKIKGNQVAKGEIMLDHYLAMSPGIEDDSIVGIETVEPAFGLPALWVTEENKEIAELSGYTVVDPPSVVATHLTEVIKRHAHELLGRQETRALIDNVRETAPVLVDELIPSMLAIGDVQKVLQKLLREKVSVRNLNVILEALADHALYTKDPDVLTEYVRQAIARQITLQFTEPGQPLRVLTAGAGLEKAISERVEQSEQGSYLAMDPETSQRIFQNMSTEVSKMINSGQQPIIISSPAVRMYLRQLVDRMMPDVPVLSYSELEPHVEVQSVGMVNIS
- the flhF gene encoding flagellar biosynthesis protein FlhF — translated: MRVKRYIVDSMPEAMEKIRTDLGMDAVILNSKPIKSGGLFGMFGKQRIEVIAAVDEKASERENPTVAAEHRTNNVLPKSQTGTYTAAQAYRRPTVTKTSVTQQTESTSREQVVAAMTQVAVATPPKEEISDTRAVQKQGEPAEQQAPVMTSEERALPASNHDAIATEMRDMRQMFQKLLVHDLSEQLPPAVQSIRAKLLKQEVTEELTAEIIRKVMEKSQPGEKWAEEEAFTVCRTIITSMIEPYTASSPKLGRNVRYAFFFGPTGVGKTTTIAKLAANSMLKEKRKIGFITADTYRMAAVEQLKTYANILNVPLEVVFSPKEMAAAMERLSDCDLIFVDTAGRNFRNDEYVEGIRELLEHGKDSVNYLVLSLSSKFNDMKAIVQNFAEVQVKQVIFTKADETNSFGTMLNVCQEMNLQLSYVTTGQNVPDDIVVATPELVSTMIMGE